The following coding sequences lie in one uncultured Mailhella sp. genomic window:
- a CDS encoding bacteriocin-type signal sequence, giving the protein MEDKEVKLHEEIKNMEYEPLDETELKLIHWSWGLGVTLLVVLFLISKFVMTTH; this is encoded by the coding sequence ATGGAAGATAAAGAAGTTAAACTCCATGAAGAAATAAAGAATATGGAGTATGAGCCTCTGGATGAAACCGAACTCAAGCTCATTCACTGGAGCTGGGGTCTTGGCGTCACCCTGCTGGTCGTGCTGTTCCTCATCAGCAAGTTCGTGATGACGACGCACTAA
- a CDS encoding putative sulfate exporter family transporter → MSTKAAFNEDKVALVCGLFIFVLALGKLLGLDLLGWTLKVGMWVSNPFDGLSSATKGLVPGWAALLITYVFITAVLSVGVKLMKGNVKSFVGSFTLIFFIAIACYTVGANAYIAANPTELAKMGIPWALGLSTEAGLICALIAGILIGNLAPGFTDSVREACRPELFVKIAIVILGAELGVKAADAAGFAGHVIFRGLCAIVEAYLLYWAVVYYVARKYFKFNKEWAAPLASGISICGVSAAIATGGAIRARPVVPIMVSSLVVVFTCIEMLLLPFLAQHFLYTEPMVAGGWMGLAVKSDGGAIASGAITEALILAKVAGLGTQYEPGWIVMVTTTVKIFIDMFIGVWALVLAYVWTAKFDKTNGERTMSWGDVMDRFPRFVLGYLGTFLILLIMCLSSPELHKMGGAMSGAINGFRTIFFLLTFFSIGMVSNFRKLKEEGIGRLAIVYIVCLFGFIIWVGLFISYAFFHGMTPPIVGA, encoded by the coding sequence ATGTCAACGAAAGCTGCTTTCAACGAAGACAAAGTAGCCCTCGTATGCGGGTTATTCATCTTCGTGCTGGCACTGGGCAAACTGCTCGGCCTGGATCTCCTGGGTTGGACCCTTAAGGTCGGAATGTGGGTGAGCAACCCCTTTGACGGTTTGTCTTCGGCGACGAAGGGACTCGTGCCCGGCTGGGCTGCGCTTCTTATCACGTACGTCTTCATCACTGCGGTTCTCTCCGTGGGCGTGAAGCTCATGAAAGGCAACGTGAAGAGTTTTGTCGGTTCCTTCACGCTTATCTTCTTCATCGCCATCGCCTGCTACACCGTGGGCGCCAACGCCTACATCGCCGCCAACCCCACCGAACTCGCCAAGATGGGCATTCCGTGGGCCCTGGGCCTCAGCACTGAAGCCGGTCTTATCTGCGCTCTGATTGCCGGTATCCTCATCGGCAACCTGGCTCCCGGTTTCACCGACAGCGTGCGCGAAGCCTGCCGTCCCGAACTGTTCGTGAAGATCGCCATCGTTATCCTGGGCGCCGAACTCGGCGTGAAGGCTGCCGATGCCGCCGGTTTCGCTGGCCACGTCATCTTCCGAGGCCTCTGCGCCATTGTTGAAGCTTACCTGCTCTACTGGGCCGTGGTTTACTACGTTGCTCGTAAGTACTTCAAGTTCAACAAGGAATGGGCTGCTCCTCTGGCTTCCGGCATTTCCATCTGCGGTGTGTCCGCCGCTATCGCCACCGGTGGCGCCATCCGCGCCAGGCCTGTGGTTCCGATCATGGTTTCTTCTCTGGTCGTTGTGTTCACCTGCATTGAAATGCTGCTTCTGCCTTTCCTCGCTCAGCACTTCCTGTACACCGAACCCATGGTGGCCGGCGGCTGGATGGGCCTGGCCGTTAAGTCCGACGGCGGCGCTATCGCTTCCGGTGCCATCACCGAAGCTCTGATCCTCGCCAAGGTTGCCGGTCTCGGCACCCAGTACGAACCCGGCTGGATCGTGATGGTGACCACCACCGTTAAGATCTTCATCGACATGTTCATCGGCGTGTGGGCCCTCGTGCTCGCCTACGTGTGGACTGCCAAGTTCGACAAGACCAACGGCGAACGCACCATGAGCTGGGGCGACGTGATGGACCGCTTCCCCCGTTTCGTGCTCGGCTACCTCGGCACCTTCCTGATCCTCCTGATCATGTGCCTCTCCTCGCCCGAACTGCATAAGATGGGCGGCGCCATGTCCGGTGCCATCAACGGCTTCCGCACCATCTTCTTCCTGCTCACCTTCTTCAGCATCGGCATGGTTTCCAACTTCCGCAAGCTGAAGGAAGAAGGCATCGGCCGTCTTGCCATTGTGTACATCGTGTGCCTCTTTGGCTTCATCATCTGGGTCGGTCTGTTCATCTCCTATGCTTTCTTCCATGGCATGACCCCGCCCATCGTCGGTGCCTAG
- a CDS encoding MerR family transcriptional regulator, with the protein MGRKSFLKIGEFARICHTTKDTLLHYDRKGLLRPAYISENGYRRYSMKQFFDFDLISLLKETGSTLEEIRKCRESCGNEGYLGLVTERIAVLEREQERMAHRLSMLRGLADMGEKARCATYDRLFFERREALEIRVYPVDSEKITVRESSAECYSECLMRSLMEGNSIDPPLGVIIPEDCACRGEFRIESMFTAAWRDVGRERAGRMESGRYACLFHRGDMRSHEEAFVRMTAELSARGERACGPVYAFDQMNYVLGENGEEYVAEYVVRVDDERAAEKMENTINGNYFSQPEEGASERCLV; encoded by the coding sequence GTGGGAAGAAAAAGTTTTTTGAAGATAGGGGAATTTGCCCGCATATGCCATACCACCAAGGACACGCTGCTTCATTACGACAGAAAGGGACTTCTTCGCCCGGCGTATATTTCGGAAAACGGCTATCGACGATACAGCATGAAGCAGTTTTTTGATTTTGATCTTATTTCTCTTCTCAAGGAAACGGGCAGCACGCTGGAGGAAATAAGGAAATGTCGCGAAAGCTGCGGGAACGAGGGATATCTTGGTCTTGTGACGGAGCGCATAGCCGTGCTGGAGCGGGAACAGGAACGCATGGCACATCGGCTTTCCATGCTCAGGGGCCTGGCGGACATGGGAGAGAAGGCTCGGTGCGCGACGTACGACCGGCTTTTTTTCGAGCGGAGAGAGGCGCTTGAGATACGCGTGTATCCTGTGGATTCCGAGAAGATCACCGTTCGGGAGTCGAGCGCGGAGTGCTACTCCGAGTGCCTGATGCGCAGTCTGATGGAAGGAAACAGTATTGATCCGCCGCTCGGCGTCATTATTCCCGAGGACTGCGCGTGCAGGGGAGAGTTTCGTATTGAGAGCATGTTTACCGCCGCGTGGCGCGACGTGGGACGGGAGCGCGCCGGACGCATGGAGTCAGGCCGGTATGCCTGCCTGTTCCATCGCGGCGACATGCGAAGTCACGAAGAGGCGTTTGTCCGCATGACGGCGGAACTTTCGGCCCGGGGAGAGCGTGCGTGCGGCCCCGTGTACGCGTTTGACCAGATGAATTACGTGCTCGGCGAAAACGGCGAGGAGTACGTTGCCGAATATGTCGTGCGGGTGGACGATGAGCGCGCCGCGGAAAAGATGGAGAACACTATTAATGGAAACTATTTCAGCCAGCCCGAAGAGGGGGCTTCTGAGCGCTGTTTGGTATGA
- a CDS encoding MFS transporter: MKRTEFSITRAACAYFFLCPGLAYGVFTSRLPALKMQTGADESQIGLLLLCVGMSSLVALFCSSRLIALWGSRNLLKYGSMTLAAATALSCLAQTPLQLGAGCLIVGASMGLVDVSMNTQGIHTEHRYRTSCMSFMHAAYSFGGVTGSIAGAVFAGLGLNPFINAACVLGLYACFLGKASSRLLNDLPVSRQGGKDDSRSLPLFVLLCGVLSMLAYASEGSVAEWGSLLLFTVKGADEHTAALVFAAFSVTTVCCRLFSDRLRHVLSDFVLLFGGSLLALAGMLLALFSPLPAACLAGYALMGAGLSPIVPTLFSRAGSCPGISAGRASAIVSILSYSGLLFFPPMLGFVAHEKGLLNALLIIVAACVILTLGSFLFRKKRTRAPRT, translated from the coding sequence ATGAAACGGACTGAGTTTTCCATCACCCGCGCGGCCTGCGCGTACTTCTTTCTCTGCCCCGGACTCGCCTATGGCGTGTTCACTTCCCGCCTGCCCGCGCTGAAAATGCAGACCGGCGCCGACGAGTCCCAGATAGGTCTTCTGCTGCTCTGCGTCGGCATGTCCAGCCTCGTTGCTCTGTTCTGCAGCAGCCGCCTCATCGCCCTCTGGGGAAGCCGGAATCTTCTCAAATACGGCTCCATGACGCTTGCGGCCGCCACGGCGCTGAGCTGTCTGGCCCAAACGCCGCTCCAGCTCGGCGCAGGCTGTCTGATCGTGGGCGCAAGCATGGGCCTCGTGGACGTATCCATGAACACCCAGGGCATCCACACGGAACATCGCTACCGCACATCGTGCATGTCGTTCATGCACGCCGCCTACAGCTTCGGCGGCGTTACCGGCTCCATCGCCGGGGCCGTGTTCGCCGGTCTCGGCCTGAATCCGTTCATCAACGCCGCCTGCGTGCTCGGTCTCTACGCCTGCTTTCTCGGAAAGGCCTCCTCCCGTCTGCTGAACGATCTGCCCGTTTCCCGCCAGGGGGGCAAGGACGACTCCCGCTCGCTGCCGCTCTTCGTGCTTCTTTGCGGCGTTCTCTCCATGCTCGCCTACGCCTCGGAAGGCTCCGTGGCCGAATGGGGAAGTCTGCTGCTCTTCACCGTCAAGGGCGCAGACGAACACACCGCCGCCCTCGTGTTCGCGGCCTTTTCCGTCACCACCGTATGCTGCCGTCTTTTCAGCGATCGCCTGCGGCACGTGCTGAGCGACTTCGTTCTGCTGTTCGGCGGCTCGCTGCTGGCGCTTGCCGGCATGCTGCTGGCGCTTTTCTCGCCGCTGCCCGCCGCATGTCTTGCCGGATACGCGCTCATGGGAGCCGGACTTTCCCCCATCGTGCCCACGCTCTTCAGCCGCGCGGGAAGCTGCCCGGGCATCAGTGCGGGCAGGGCAAGCGCCATTGTTTCCATTCTCTCCTACAGCGGCCTGCTGTTCTTTCCCCCCATGCTCGGCTTCGTCGCCCATGAAAAGGGACTGCTGAACGCCCTGCTCATCATTGTGGCCGCATGTGTAATTCTGACACTGGGCTCCTTCCTCTTCCGAAAAAAAAGAACGCGCGCTCCCAGGACATAA